A region from the Papaver somniferum cultivar HN1 unplaced genomic scaffold, ASM357369v1 unplaced-scaffold_125, whole genome shotgun sequence genome encodes:
- the LOC113331428 gene encoding LRR receptor-like serine/threonine-protein kinase GSO1 translates to MVIKKLIWSIISVMFNFITVAECKGKMGLCHKRDLLGLNGFKAAIHLDTSERLEKWVGRDCCKWNGVSCNNKTGRVTEITLPGLMSSSDFIFQSKMEGNLSPSITLISYLEVIDLGGLIGLTGNIPPLIGNRLSDLRKLYLYGNNLSGALPASIGKLSKLEELQLHENSLSGLLPYSLGMLLNLNRLLLHTNRFTGSIPESLTKLSNLQSLDIHGNRLTGRIPENIGALQVLKELDLSNNFLTGKLPQSLSNLTSISVLYLDTNLLEGKINFPTSSSQMRSLSFLRLHDNHLTGNISTTFTNLVSLQRFSLANNMLEGEIPSTFGNLLSVTEIYLGGNRLSGVIPKSIGKLSVLLHLSISNNLIESPLPSEISSLKNLQTLDLSNNHLNLLTIPKWLGGMPSLSRIFLAGSGIKGEIPEFLRTTPSPILELDLSANHLTGSIPTWLGSLSMLYSLNLSRNALVSTLPDSFTKLQDLGVLDLHSNQLSGPVSKIFNIESRFDGGSLLYIDLSTNSFSGGIEEMAVGKQKQISYLNLSHNHLTGRLPSSIGKLEAMKTLDVSYNGLGFNLPGSLANVSSLETLKLQENKFTGEIPTGFLKLRNLKELDISDNLLVGRIPVGKPMSDFPKSSYSGNKGLCGKPLFPCKF, encoded by the coding sequence ATGGTGATCAAGAAACTCATATGGAGTATTATCAGTGTCATGTTCAATTTCATTACAGTGGCAGAATGCAAGGGAAAGATGGGGTTATGTCACAAAAGAGACTTGTTGGGTCTGAATGGTTTCAAGGCTGCAATTCATCTTGATACTTCTGAAAGATTAGAAAAATGGGTCGGCCGCGATTGCTGCAAATGGAATGGTGTTTCTTGCAATAACAAGACTGGAAGAGTAACTGAAATTACTCTTCCTGGTTTGATGTCTAGTAGTGATTTCATCTTCCAGAGCAAAATGGAAGGAAATTTATCACCTTCCATTACACTTATCTCATATTTAGAAGTCATTGATCTTGGTGGGCTTATTGGTTTAACAGGAAATATCCCACCTTTGATTGGAAACCGTCTTTCGGATCTTCGTAAGCTTTATCTGTATGGCAACAATCTCAGTGGTGCATTACCAGCAAGTATTGGTAAGCTCTCAAAACTAGAAGAACTTCAATTGCATGAGAACTCTTTATCTGGGTTACTTCCTTACAGTCTTGGAATGCTTCTAAATCTCAATAGACTTCTTTTACACACAAATCGGTTTACGGGTTCAATCCCTGAATCTCTTACAAAATTGTCAAACTTACAGAGTTTGGATATACATGGGAATCGTCTGACAGGACGTATACCAGAGAATATAGGTGCATTGCAAGTTCTGAAAGAACTTGATCTTTCAAACAATTTTCTTACTGGAAAACTACCTCAATCTTTGTCAAATTTAACTTCCATTTCAGTTCTGTACCTGGACACAAATTTACTTGAAGGAAAAATAAACTTCCCAACAAGTTCTAGTCAAATGAGGTCGCTAAGTTTTCTCAGACTCCATGATAATCACCTAACTGGAAACATTTCTACTACTTTCACTAATCTAGTGTCCCTTCAAAGATTTTCTCTAGCTAATAATATGCTTGAGGGAGAAATTCCTTCGACTTTTGGAAATCTACTATCAGTTACAGAGATTTACCTCGGTGGAAACAGGTTATCCGGTGTCATACCTAAATCGATTGGAAAACTGTCAGTTCTTTTGCATCTAAGCATCTCTAACAACCTAATAGAAAGTCCATTGCCATCAGAAATTTCTTCCCTCAAAAATCTTCAAACACTTGATCTGTCGAACAATCATTTGAATCTGTTAACAATTCCTAAATGGCTCGGAGGAATGCCTTCACTTTCTCGGATTTTCTTGGCTGGTTCTGGAATCAAAGGAGAAATCCCAGAGTTCCTACGAACAACTCCAAGTCCTATACTCGAGCTAGACTTATCAGCTAATCATCTAACCGGAAGCATACCAACATGGTTGGGAAGTCTCAGCATGCTTTACTCATTGAACCTCTCAAGGAATGCACTGGTGTCAACACTACCTGATTCATTCACAAAGTTGCAGGACTTGGGTGTGCTAGATCTTCACTCGAATCAGCTTTCTGGACCTGTTAGTAAGATCTTCAATATAGAAAGCAGGTTTGACGGTGGATCACTTTTATATATCGACCTTTCTACAAACAGTTTCTCAGGTGGCATCGAGGAAATGGCGGTAGGAAAGCAAAAACAAATCAGCTACCTTAACTTATCTCATAATCATCTGACGGGCAGATTACCATCTTCAATTGGAAAATTAGAAGCCATGAAGACTTTGGATGTGAGCTACAATGGGTTAGGCTTCAACTTGCCAGGGTCACTAGCTAATGTAAGTTCATTAGAGACACTGAAGCTTCAAGAAAACAAATTTACAGGTGAAATACCAACAGGGTTCCTGAAGTTGAGAAACCTGAAGGAATTAGATATATCAGATAATCTTCTAGTTGGAAGAATACCTGTCGGCAAACCTATGAGTGACTTTCCAAAGAGTTCATATTCTGGAAATAAAGGGTTGTGTGGAAAGCCACTTTTCCCATGCAAGTTTTGA
- the LOC113331429 gene encoding uncharacterized protein LOC113331429, with product MGGCVSTQEGCIRVKRRSTKWTRKRRRGTRRRVSSEHNKVIAVPDHHSISNPTFQGNTEEAWFDSIAMFESDCDEDFHSVQEDSLSSSGSGRASLSSLSSTRNGNHEDQHDNVPSIPSPDLRPKLKEQSTGNSALDYLFDVSRKSISKVSPSNDADTQPNSAVTLPNSKLPVCPDEHSGDSGDTHAGEKDKEVLDHCGILPHVCLPCLASTVPSIEKRKPLDPLSPGTKKKTASKHSFRWKEGHSNPTSMSTKTILHRPKAGDQVPRCPIEKKMFDSWSAIEPSSFKVRAENYLRDKRKDFAPGYAAYYPTGVDVFLSSRKIDHIARFVQLPVVKSSSGKLPPLLVVNVQVPLYPAAIFQGETDGEGMNFVLYFTLSENYSKELPLHFQENLRRIIDDEVEKVRGFPVDTILPVRERVKILGRVANVDDLQLNAAERKLMHAYNEKPVLSRPQHEFYLGENYFEIDIDMHRFSYISRKGFQAFQDKLKICILDVGLTIQGNKPEELPEQILCCVRLNGIDHTKYHQLGLNEEPF from the exons ATGGGGGGTTGTGTATCTACACAAGAAGGATGTATAAGAGTTAAAAGAAGATCAACAAAGTGGACtaggaaaagaagaagaggtaCAAGAAGAAGGGTTTCATCTGAACATAATAAAGTTATTGCTGTTCCTGATCATCATTCTATTAGTAACCCTACTTTTCAAG GAAATACAGAAGAGGCATGGTTCGATTCTATTGCTATGTTTGAGTCTGATTGCGATGAGGATTTTCATAGTGTTCAGGAAG ATTCGTTGTCTTCGAGTGGTTCGGGAAGGGCATCTTTGTCGAGTTTATCATCAACGAGAAATGGAAACCATGAAGATCAGCATGATAATGTTCCATCTATACCTTCTCCAGACCTGCGACCGAAACTAAAGGAACAATCAACGGGAAATTCAGCATTGGATTATTTATTTGATGTCTCTAGAAAATCAATCAGCAAGGTGTCACCTTCGAATGATGCTGATACTCAACCAAACTCTGCTGTCACTTTAccaaatagtaaacttccagttTGCCCTGATGAGCACTCTGGTGACTCAGGGGATACACATGCTGGAGAGAAGGACAAGGAAGTACTTGACCATTGTGGGATTCTTCCACATGTTTGTTTACCCTGTCTTGCCTCTACCGTCCCCTCAATTGAGAAGAGAAAACCTTTGGATCCTCTTTCCCCGGGCACAAAGAAGAAAACAGCCAGTAAACATTCCTTTAGATGGAAAGAAGGACATTCTAATCCCACATCAA TGTCTACAAAGACAATTCTGCATAGACCGAAAGCAGGCGACCAAGTTCCACGATGCCCAATAGAGAAGAAAATGTTCGATAGTTGGTCTGCTATCGAGCCTAGTTCTTTCAAAGTCCGTGCAGAGAATTATCTTAG GGATAAAAGGAAAGATTTTGCTCCCGGTTATGCGGCATATTATCCCACTGGTGTTGATGTCTTCTTATCTTCACGAAAAATTGATCATATAGCTCGCTTTGTGCAACTTCCAGTTGTGAAATCATCATCTGGAAAGCTCCCACCTCTTCTTGTTGTAAATGTTCAG GTTCCATTATATCCTGCCGCCATCTTTCAGGGGGAAACTGATGGGGAAGGGAtgaattttgttttgtattttacgcTCTCCGAAAATTACTCAAAAGAGCTTCCTCTTCATTTCCAAGAAAATCTCAGG AGGATAATAGATGACGAAGTCGAAAAGGTCAGAGGTTTCCCTGTAGATACAATTTTACCCGTCAGGGAGAGAGTAAAAATCTTGGGTCGCGTGGCCAATGTAGACGACCTTCAGTTAAATGCAGCAGAAAGAAAGCTTATGCATGCATACAACGAAAAACCTGTTCTTTCACGTCCTCAACATGAATTTTACTTG GGAGAAAATTACTTCGAGATTGATATTGATATGCACAGATTCAGTTACATCTCTAGGAAAGGGTTCCAAGCATTTCAAGATAAATTGAAGATATGTATACTGGATGTTGGACTCACAATCCAG GGAAACAAGCCCGAAGAACTGCCAGAGCAGATTTTATGTTGTGTAAGACTGAACGGGATCGACCATACGAAATACCATCAACTGGGTTTGAATGAAGAGCCTTTCTGA